A region from the Spea bombifrons isolate aSpeBom1 chromosome 7, aSpeBom1.2.pri, whole genome shotgun sequence genome encodes:
- the LOC128502247 gene encoding protein kinase C delta type-like, giving the protein MEYLAGGRLMSYLNRMDCFPETTAAFYSAEIVCAVQFLHSQGIIHRDLKPDNILLDGEGHVKICDFGLVADGIFGTEKTREYCGTFMFMAPEIHLKQAYGVAVDWWSFGVVLFRMLNGAFPFYASNSIMSEIDQIVYGSPQYSKNLSKKAVDILKQLLEKDPRYRLGMKGNIRRHPFFQTINWDDIESRRSAPPYQPELRPYLLPNKLRRIPSVLQTTEDTSSPSSSRHMSGFTFITPDWMN; this is encoded by the coding sequence ATGGAGTATTTAGCCGGAGGAAGACTAATGTCATATCTGAACAGGATGGATTGCTTCCCTGAGACCACAGCTGCCTTTTATTCGGCAGAAATAGTGTGTGCcgtccagttcctccactctcagGGAATTATACATCGCGACCTaaagccggacaacatcttgcttgatggagagggCCATGTAAAGATTTGTGATTTTGGTCTTGTTGCAGATGGTATTTTTGGAACCGAAAAGACCAGAGAATATTGCGGCACATTTATGTTCATGGCCCCAGAAATACATCTGAAgcaagcatacggtgttgccgtggactggtggtccttcggagTGGTGCTGTTCCGTATGCTGAATGGAGCTTTCCCTTTTTATGCTAGCAATAGCATCATGTCAGAGATTGATCAAATTGTGTACGGCAGCCCTCAGTACAGCAAAAACCTCAGCAAAAAAGCTGTGGACATCTTGAAGCAACTCTTGGAGAAGGATCCTCGGTATCGCCTTGGGATGAAAGGAAATATCAGACGGCATCCGTTCTTTCAAACCATCAACTGGGATGACATAGAGAGCCGGCGATCAGCTCCCCCATACCAGCCGGAATTAAGACCATATCTCCTCCCGAACAAACTGCGCAGGATTCCATCAGTTCTGCAGACCACAGAGGACACGTCCTCTCCATCCAGCAGCCGGCATatgtctggctttacctttataacaccagactggatgaattga